Proteins from a genomic interval of Numenius arquata chromosome 18, bNumArq3.hap1.1, whole genome shotgun sequence:
- the LOC141473198 gene encoding claudin-4-like codes for MASMGMQVLGIALSVIGWLAAILCCALPMWRETAFVGNNIVVAQIIWEGLWMNCVVQSTGQMQCKVYDSMLALPQDLQAARAMVVVAIVLAILGTLLAVAGGKCTNCVEDDTAKAKVMILSGVIFIVGGLLILIPVSWSANTIIRDFYNPLVTDSQKRDLGSSLYVGWAASALLLLGGGILCCTCPPRGEKPYSAKFTAARSLPASNYV; via the coding sequence ATGGCCTCCATGGGGATGCAGGTGCTGGGCATTGCCCTCTCCGTCATCGGCTGGTTGGCTGCCATCCTCTGCTGCGCCTTGCCCATGTGGCGGGAGACGGCCTTCGTCGGCAACAACATCGTGGTGGCCCAGATCAtctgggaagggctgtggatgAACTGCGTGGTGCAGAGCACGGGGCAGATGCAGTGCAAGGTCTACGACTCCATGCTGGCCCTCCCGCAGGACCTGCAAGCCGCCCGCGCCATGGTGGTGGTGGCTATCGTCTTGGCCATCCTGGGCACCCTGCTCGCTGTCGCCGGTGGCAAGTGCACCAACTGCGTGGAGGACGACACCGCCAAAGCCAAGGTCATGATCCTCTCCGGAGTCATCTTTATTGTCGGCggcctcctcatcctcatccccgtCTCCTGGTCAGCCAACACCATCATCCGGGACTTCTACAACCCACTGGTCACTGACTCCCAGAAGCGGGACCTGGGCTCGTCCCTCTACGTGGGCTGGGCGGCCTCCGCGCTCCTGCTGCTTGGGGGGGGCATCCTCTGCTGCACCTGCCCCCCCCGGGGCGAGAAGCCCTACTCTGCCAAGTTCACGGCCGCTCGCTCGCTGCCAGCCAGCAACTACGTCTAG
- the LOC141473234 gene encoding claudin-4-like produces MATMTMQLGGLTLAVLGWMGSILTCALPMWKVTAFIGSNIVVAQVFWEGLWMNCVYESTGQMQCKVYDSLLELTSDLQAARALVITSIFVAFIAFLTAISGADCTRCVDDKSTKTRISIVAGAIFVLASIMLLIPVSWSANTIVSNFYNPMVPEALKRELGAALYIGWASSALQLFGGGILCCSGPPSQQDPYPKKYRAVKGSTPMGYPMRDYV; encoded by the coding sequence ATGGCGACGATGACGATGCAGCTGGGTGGGCTGACGCTGGccgtgctgggctggatgggctCCATCCTCACCTGCGCCCTGCCCATGTGGAAGGTGACGGCCTTCATCGGCTCCAACATCGTGGTGGCCCAGGTCTtctgggaagggctgtggatgAACTGCGTGTATGAGAGCACAGGGCAGATGCAGTGCAAGGTCTACGACTCCCTGCTGGAGCTCACCTCTGACCTGCAAGCAGCTCGGGCCCTGGTGATCACCTCCATCTTCGTGGCCTTCATCGCCTTCCTCACCGCCATCTCAGGTGCCGACTGCACCCGCTGCGTGGATGACAAGAGCACCAAGACCAGGATCTCCATCGTGGCAGGTGCCATCTTTGTCCTGGCCAGCATCATGCTGCTCATCCCTGTCTCCTGGTCCGCCAACACCATCGTCAGCAACTTCTACAACCCCATGGTGCCCGAGGCCCTCAAGAGAGAGCTGGGGGCTGCCCTCTACATCGGCTGGGCCTCCAGTGCCCTCCAGCTTTTTGGCGGGGGCATCCTGTGCTGCTCGGGacccccatcccagcaggacCCCTACCCCAAGAAGTACAGAGCGGTGAAGGGCAGCACCCCGATGGGCTACCCCATGAGGGACTATGTATGA
- the METTL27 gene encoding methyltransferase-like protein 27 has product MRPSAEVRERVAAVHGGAALPERLRLYDGWADRYEQDVAALEYRAPHLAAASLAFAFPAPPAGARLLDVACGTGLVAQELHRRGFRCLHGVDGSPGMLERARSTGLYRELRRCVLGQEPLPAPAEHYDAVTVVGALGEGQVPTTAVTELLRVTKPGGFLCLTTRSNPSNLRYKAELEAALAGLEQRGAWEKVLVQEVERWERATSEEESTQGTGYISGVVYVYQKCPVPPLEEG; this is encoded by the exons atGCGGCCGTCGGCGGAGGTGCGGGAGCGGGTGGCGGCGGTGCACGGCGGAGCGGCGCTGCCCGAGCGCCTGCGGCTGTACGACGGCTGGGCCGACCGTTACGAGCAG GATGTGGCGGCGCTGGAGTACCGGGCACCGCACCTGGCCGCCGCTTCGCTCGCCTTCGCCttccccgcgccgcccgccggggCGAGGCTGCTCGACGTGGCCTGTGGCACCGGGCTGGTAGCGCAGGAG CTCCACCGCCGCGGCTTCCGCTGCCTGCACGGCGTGGACGGCAGCCCGGGGATGCTGGAGCGGGCGCGGAGCACCGGGCTGTACCGGGAGCTGCGGCGGTGCGTGCTGGGCCAGGAGCCCCTGCCCGCGCCCGCAG AGCACTACGACGCCGTGACGGTGGTGGGGGCCCTGGGTGAAGGGCAGGTGCCGACCACGGCCGTGACCGAGCTGCTGCGCGTCACCAAACCGG GGGGTTTCCTCTGCCTGACGACGAGGAGCAACCCCTCCAACCTGCGGTACAAggcggagctggaggcagcgctggccGGGCTGGAGCAACGGGGAGCCTGGGAGAAGGTGCTGGTCCAGGAGGTGGAGCGCTGGGAGAGGGCCACCTCCGAGGAGGAGAGCACCCAGGGCACTGGCTACATCTCCGGGGTGGTCTACGTCTACCAGAAATGTCCCGTCCCACCACTTGAGGAGGGCTGA